DNA from Plasmodium cynomolgi strain B DNA, chromosome 12, whole genome shotgun sequence:
cttccgaCCTGGACATTTATTCCTTTGGGGCTACTTGCATCCTCCTCCGCGTGTTCATCTGCGTGCTCCTCCGCGTGTTCATCTGCGTGCTCCTCCGCGTGCTCCTCATCATCACCCGTTTTGTTTCTCTTCTTCGAATCAGTTTCCACACGTATGGACTCACTAATTggaaaatacattttttgtctttttttcccaccatgCTTCTTAACTGATAAGAAACGCTGTCCATATAGTTCTTCCGTCGATTTTTTCCAGTGGGTAGTCCCCCTCACTGCACGGTTGCTGTGCAATGGGGCTACACACGAGTTCGTCGAAGGGAACCCCACACCGTTGTTGCCTTTGCGGAAGTTATATGAACCTCTCATCTGTGGGATTTCCCCATGAGGGAAATTTCTACTCTCGTAGGAGTTATTCATCGTGTGACTCATCCGGTGGTTACCCTCTGCTCTGTTTGCATTGTCCTCCACGTTGGTGCTTCCCTGGTAGGGATCCTCCATATCTTGGTTGTCATCACTTATGCtgcccatttgggggaaCCCATTATGGTACATCGCCCTCGGTTGAGCATATGCGGAGGGTGACCGAGGAACAATTGCCTTACTAGGGCCACTACTGCGAACCCCCCTGCTGCCATTATACGGACGGGCGCTCTCCCTTTCGGAAAAATTCTCGGAGGCGCCACCGTAGTGATATCCGCAACTGTCGCCACCGCCACCGCTACCGTCGTCCGCGTAACCATTCCCGtaggaggaaaaataattttttaaataattcccATCTGCTGCTACTGGTCCGTGCGCAGGTTGCTCACGTTGGCAACCCCCAGTATGGTGAGTCCTCCAACGGTTGTTGCTAGTCCAGTGTTGACTTTGCGCGCCGGGGGCTTCGCTCCAGGGGCGTCTTCCTAAGCGGTTATTATGAGGGCTTCCTCTTGGACGCCAGTAGGAGACGCCTCCATTCTGCGTGGGCCAATTGGAGGAATGC
Protein-coding regions in this window:
- a CDS encoding hypothetical protein (putative), with the protein product MGSISDDNQDMEDPYQGSTNVEDNANRAEGNHRMSHTMNNSYEMRGTTHWKKSTEELYGQRFLSVKKHGGKKRQKMYFPISESIRVETDSKKRNKTGDDEEHAEEHADEHAEEHADEHAEEDASSPKGINVQVGRSKENTKYIYCHHCDVNIEAKKLEEHNQSEHIKCPIDNCGQIYKIDDLDVHLLNHIKNEKDEVILNDSKEIEKWIHERKKNYPTRERIAIDMKDNENGKKKKKAKLLN